The following is a genomic window from Neodiprion lecontei isolate iyNeoLeco1 chromosome 4, iyNeoLeco1.1, whole genome shotgun sequence.
AACGCATTTCGCCATAATATTGCCAATCAATGCCGAATCAATCGTCTGCAACTTTCATTTTCTGCTGCACAGGAAATATAATGGATACAAATCTTGGGATAATTGTTTAGTAGTTCGTGCCCATTCGATTCAAGAGCGTACGAAATAACTTAAAAACGCATATACTCGTATTTTGCAAGGTCGAGTCTCTGGTGTGATAAATATTTGACACgcaataaatagaataaaaaattgtattattgACGTATAATTACGAATTGATGTCGTACAACAATAGTGATTAtatagtataaataaataaaatataaaaagtaaatataacaaaatgaGTTATGTGTAATATCAGagtttaaataatattataatataatataagtagcgtagttgaattttaaatacaattcgattatattgtatactttgaaaaaatttcggatAACCGGAGAATGAATAATGTCAGCGAGTGATCATTTTTACAggcatataaataaaatatacaaatatagtgtgcgtgaaaaatgtaaaacaatttataatcgttttttttttttttttttttcaagaatattaaataaattatttacaactAGAATAATTGACGGACGttttgaaatcgtttgaagaaaacatcCGAAAATTTTATGTCACAGCCgatttaattaaaatcaatttacgATTTCAATCGTTCTTTTCGTCCCTTTCTCTACTTCCGACACTTCGTTTATTCGTTGTAATAAGAAACTAACGAAATATggtgagtttgaaaaaaaatcgcaacaaTTATTCGCAAGCTCGTTAAGTCGACAAAACTTGaccaacaataataataataatagtgaccGGACCGAAATTAATACTGCCTTGGTAAAACGAATGTAATTATACGCTTACACAAAAATCTCAAAGGCAATTAATGAATGGGGAAGAATCTGAGGAAAATACAATGTAACGCAAAATCACgtacaataatgataataattaataatttactACAACTCAGGATcggttttcaaagttttctcatCAGGACGCTGCCTTGAATAAATTGTAGCGATTGATCGGACAGACGTATGAAAAAAGTCGTGGGTAGAGAcaaagaaagaggaagaaatcAGTTTCTGTAATGGCAGCAGCATCCCGAAGGGATTTTCGTAGGTCTGAAGACAATTGCAGGCTTTCCTTTCACCTTATCCAACGTGTAAACGTATCGTTCGATATAATGCTGTTTGCAAACCGACGCGTTTTTCGCGTTTAGACCGTCGGTGATTCCACTCACATTTTCGCAATGTGACTCAGTAGTGTTGCTGtgggaaaaagaaacaagagaTTGGCAAACACGTTTCAACGGGTGACTTATTTGCCGGAATAACGGAGTTCgtcttgaaattaaaaatctatagcaaaaaaaaattaaaattaaaaaaaaaaaaagtcgctTTATCGTAAATCGTGTTCACCGATTACTCGCATTGGGAATAAAATCAAaggtgaaaagaaaacacCTGTACGTTAATACTCACACGCAATGAACGCTTTCAAACTTCTGAACGTATTCCGGTGTCTGCACTACGTAGTACCAAGTTCCGTTTTCAGCAATAGCTTTATCCTCATGGAAGCTTGTCTGCGGGAAAATATGCCAAAGAATGTTATTTAATCGGTTGTAATTGAACggtaaaaattgtacgaattCCGTTAATGAACAAGGTAATCGTTTTTCATACCTTTCCGCAATTTTATTCTAATCGTATTAACCAAAACTCACCGTCGTTCTgcacaaatttttaatatcctCGGTAGCGCTGCTTCTTGAGCCTACattgatctgaaaaaaacaaaaacaacaacactCGGGTTATCactatttttcgttttttcttgtggtttttttttttttttttcttttttttttctaatatctACGGTTCATCGTTGTCtttcgaatgaaacaaaacgagcgtcgtatttatttgaaaacgtATTATATATTTGCCAGATTAAAGTTATACGCAATAACgcgttgtgaaaattttcaataattgacTAAAATGTGTAATCACTACAATAAGCTATTAATTGActtgtataattatcattcTATGATTATTTATCCGACGTAAAGGTAATAATTAAATCAACTAACCGGGTTCGACGGAGGCAACATTATCACGTTGTCTTCCTTCAGCTTTCGAACCAACTGCTCAACGATTTCCATTGGATAATATTCCGTTTTACTGCAAGCAGTTTTCCCCTCGCATTCGGCGGGCACTTTTGGCTTGAACATTTCTTCCTGCATCATATTCTCGTTCTTCCGAGCCACGGCTGCAAATTCGCAATTCACGATgcaatatgtatttttttctttgaatagtttttgtttttcattcgttacacAAGTATGCGCGTATTTCAAAgtgaagatattttttgttttcacgtCCATTGTGAAAAGCGGAACGAAACGCAAGTGTAGAAAGTAAGTGAGAAAAGTGAGACATGCGAATGCATGACGAgagaaaattgacaaataaaaaatgattctttTACCGTCATCAACTGTCTCTCCCTGTCTGGAGTTAATCGTTCCTTCGAAGCGAGCGTCGTTATAGTCCAAATCATTCCTAGACTTGAAAGCAGCGTCGATCCATTGCTTGGGAGTCAACTTTTTTTTGCTATAATCGTTGCTTGTCAAAGCATCAACTTCGCTTTCTTTTGGGATTGAAAGATGATTATCATAACTGAATGATGATTCCCGATTCTCCGCGTCAAATGCGTCGCGATTTTTAACCCCGTGTTCGTTAATCACGCCGTAATTAACTGTCAACTGGATCGGACTTTTGTAGAGATAAAGATCgggattttttctttcgtcattCAACAAGACGGTGGAATCAAAATTCTTTTTAGATTGAAATCCCCGGAATCCGAGCCCCCAACGATACTCGTTTCGGACGGAATTTGCAAACTGGACAACCTGCAGGAACAAAAAGATTCAACGTAAATAAACGTTGTCGAATATTATCGAGGATAGGGGAAACAAAtttcggatatttttttcaacaaagttttttcaaatcgagagagagagagtgagaaaaaaaacattatacgATAGATTTCATACtcaaaagaaaatattgaaatatttttccgacgattttttttcttcctcttctcgtTGTAGAAACTGatcaaacttgaaaattatttagcCATCTTTGTTAGACTTTTTTAATTCTTGTCATTGAATAAAGATTATTATTCACTTAAAACACCTTGGAGATTTCGttactcgaaaattcgttccttcattaattttatcaaataccTGCAACTATTAACTTTCTATACTTATCAGATAAAACTATTCCCTGCGTTTGATGCAATTAATCACTTTGGATAATATACGTTGACTGGTCtcgcgtgtttttttttttttttatacgcacATTTTATGCGTTATCTGGATTTTACAAAAACGAGGCAATGACGTGTAAAACAGAATGTTATTTAACCAAATacttattatataataaaagaataataCGATGAGCGATgagaaattacttttaaaaagtcCCACATTTTTCCGTTCAACATTGACGTATAATATTGTTCAAAGTACAAAAAACATTTAGATGTGTAGAATTCTGACTCGTTGTTTGAAATCATTGAATCACATATCTGTGTTACACAGTTATGTGCATTCTTTGCTTTGTTACAACATGTACCTGTACATAGTTGTTTCATCACATAGCGGAagcatttcaaaattgaaacaaaatgcacacatatatatatatatatacattttatcataattttacaaagtatttctttttatatataaGCTTAATAGCATCACTTTTATTAGGCTTATACATAAGGGAGCAATGgccataaaattttgaaatttccagGGTTTGTTCCTATCTATATAAGCGATAACTCTGCCAAGTTTCAAATCGGTCCCTCAATTTATACCaaagtcatacaaatcgaaatAACTGGTTATCAAAACTgcatatattttacatttaaacCTTTCCACGTGTTCCAGATGACGTAGAGGcttaaaattttacacagaTTTCTTTTAACGAATTGGAACAGATTTGGGGGGTggcggaataaaaatttttccaaccgcCAAATATGGGCCATCCTAATGTATAAATATCAATTCCCGATGGCGGAAATATAAttgtttgtaaataattaaaataaatcgtataaacaacaataaaaatactagctccttgaaaaaattattgcgaatatttataatatatgtattgaCAATTATACATCAAATGAAAACTTTAGCGTAAACGGTAATAAAGAATCCAGGCACAATGACGTTGTATTTCAATAGTTACTATTATAACTTACCAATGCGAGGATAACGATCCGCAAGAGAAGCGAACAGGTGGTTGGTGGATTTTCGTTCTTGTTAAAACTCAGCGACATGACGCGATACTCGACTCGTTTATCGATCTCGTAAATATTTCACTGtcgtaatataaaaaaaatctcgttgtttttttcaatatatcgTAGTAACGTAGAGGATAATAGATTCTTGATCCAGTTTATCGCACAAGCTCCGGGTCAATTCCCTTTCCGATTTAGTGTAATAAATATGGTTAAAGTGCTGCAGATACACTTTGCGATATTTCTAAATAGATCAAATTTAGCAGAACGAAagtgaagagagagagagagagagagcgagagagagaaagagagaaacgcAACGAGTGGTTGTAAACGTTGGAATAAAAGTGCCGAGCAAAGATCCGCGGTTATATTACAATCGACGACGTTATCCGACCCTCCTTTTCTCTCGTCACTTAAAACTAAATCTCCCACTATTCTCAATGACGACCCTATCCGCGACGTCATTTTCATATCGCGCGAGGAAGCCGCCACTACGTAATCCTTCTCCGTCGGACTTAGCCCCTACGTCACTAGACCTTTTGTCATAACCGTTTCCCGCGTATCGAAAAGACAACGTAGAGTTTACTCGCGATAAGGATCGGTCGACTCAAATCCGACTCGTAAGTAACGACCGAGCTGCGGTTGTACGTCGGATTTTAGTCGAGTTCTACGTAGAACGTCGATTGTCGATAAAATTAGAATTTCCGCTGGATGCGAGGGTCCAATGCCGGATTTTTAAttggttggaaaatttttgaatggtAAGGCGAAACGCGGAAAAGCAAGAATGTAGAATGCCAGAATTAATACAGAATCGGCGAAATGAATTTATCACAGAGAAGTTGGAAAAGTGTGGACAGGCAAAGTAAGAGAAACGGTAGAATAAATTTGTGATTGTAGAGTGAAAGAGACAGGAATTCTTGTGGTAATATAGAAAGCCACGATGTAGGATCGTCCGAATACATGTAGAAATTGAGGGGAACGTAAAGATTCAAGTAATCAATACGTATAAAGCAAAAATATAGAATCATCAGAATCTATATGAAAGCATCAACGGGAAGAAAATAGAGATTCAAATAGGaatgtagaaaattgaaatgtagAATGGTATGAATAAATGTAGAGACATAAAGTAAAGTAGAAATagaagtgaaaatattatacatctaaATATAGAATCATTAGAATCGGTGTAGAAATATAGAGAGAAATTAGATGCTGTTTGATTTCAGGTAGAAATATGGAATGCTAAAATGTAGaatcgtaagaaaaaaatgtagaaacaCGTAAAAATGTGGGAAGCGAAAATGAAGAATGGTCAGAATGAATATAGAAGCAAAGGAAAACATGTAAACGcaggtgaaaaaatgaaaaatcaaaatgcaaaagcaaaaattcgaatacaaAAAGTGTGAATTTAGTTTTAGGAGTGAATTTAAAtgcatgtataaaaatgtaaagCTGGACACGATTTTAATTTCTGCTTTCCTGTGATTTGGACCtttcatatttaattaaaaattctgtaaacTAGATTGACGCATATTCGAATACCtgcttttttaattaatcgtACGGATAATTATAATGATTCGTTGTGATGAACCGAAATaggatttttgatttttcacagTGTTGCCAGCTGCGTTTACCTAAATTCGGGATAGAATTTGCCGTTTGACGATATTCAAGAAACGCGCGACACACTTGCGAAGCGGTTTTCCGCCTGTTCTAAACGTCAAAGTCTGATTATCATGCGTTTCACCCAGTCATTACTTATCCCTGCGGTGATCTCATTCTTAGAAAAacgcaacatttttttaagttaaaaaaaatttaggtaTCAGAACCACAAGGAAATTAAAgtataaaatgaatattcgTAGTAACtgaaggggaaaaaaactaAGAAATATGCAAAGTTACTTACAAATACACATTTTCAATCAAACCttacaatttaaaattttttattaggTACGTATTATACGACACTATTTTCCTTTCGCTCATAACTCGATTAATAAAACTGCTTCACAGTCTCTATAATGAGAAAGTGCAAAGTTCgaatattttctacaataGCTTTAAAAATTCTATCACAAGTTTCATTGCCTTACAATAAGCTCATCTATTAGATTTTCAAGCACCCAATTTCTGTTCATAAAGGTATAAAAAGTGACAAATTTTCCCGATGCAGACAATATCAtactttaattaattatcattgaaactcat
Proteins encoded in this region:
- the LOC124294157 gene encoding uncharacterized protein LOC124294157 produces the protein MSLSFNKNENPPTTCSLLLRIVILALVVQFANSVRNEYRWGLGFRGFQSKKNFDSTVLLNDERKNPDLYLYKSPIQLTVNYGVINEHGVKNRDAFDAENRESSFSYDNHLSIPKESEVDALTSNDYSKKKLTPKQWIDAAFKSRNDLDYNDARFEGTINSRQGETVDDAVARKNENMMQEEMFKPKVPAECEGKTACSKTEYYPMEIVEQLVRKLKEDNVIMLPPSNPINVGSRSSATEDIKNLCRTTTSFHEDKAIAENGTWYYVVQTPEYVQKFESVHCVNTTESHCENVSGITDGLNAKNASVCKQHYIERYVYTLDKVKGKPAIVFRPTKIPSGCCCHYRN